A window of the Lactuca sativa cultivar Salinas chromosome 5, Lsat_Salinas_v11, whole genome shotgun sequence genome harbors these coding sequences:
- the LOC111880528 gene encoding protein TIC110, chloroplastic-like has translation MFTTFCNALILTSLFLEIYRQNLQQSMKDGELSDAEVKSLERLQVMLCIPKQTIEKIHEEICGTLFEKVVKEAIAAGVDGYDADVKQAVRKAAYGLRITREVAMSIAGKAVSVFYGFALVYFSFSVF, from the exons atgtttACAACGTTTTGTAATGCTCTTATTCTTACTTCTCTTTTTTTAGAAATATACCGTCAAAACCTTCAACAATCTATGAAGGATGGAGAGCTTAGTGATGCTGAGGTTAAATCACTTGAGAGGTTGCAAGTTATGCTTTGTATCCCTAAACAAACGATTGAAAAGATCCACGAAGAAATATGTGGCACTTTATTTGAAAAG GTTGTTAAGGAGGCTATAGCTGCAGGGGTTGATGGGTATGATGCTGATGTGAAACAGGCTGTTAGAAAGGCTGCATATGGTTTACGAATAACCAGGGAGGTGGCCATGTCTATTGCTGGCAAAGCAGTGAGTGTTTTTTACGGATTTGCCCttgtttatttttctttttcagttTTCTAA